Proteins co-encoded in one Daphnia carinata strain CSIRO-1 chromosome 3, CSIRO_AGI_Dcar_HiC_V3, whole genome shotgun sequence genomic window:
- the LOC130692966 gene encoding kinesin-like protein KIF3B, with product MSAETVKVIVRCRPMNEKETSENYEGIVNVLPKRGAIEILTPTKPQTSREFTFDCVYDSTSNQKDLYDESFKPLVDSVLQGYNGTIFAYGQTGTGKTYTMEGVAKDPDKQGVIPRSFEHIFNHIAQSHDRQYLVRASYLEIYKEQIRDLVSKDPKKRLELKENSDTGVFVKDLSSFVCKSVVEIEHVMNVGNVNRSTGATNMNEHSSRSHAIFMITVESCDVGQNEENHIVVGKLNLVDLAGSERQTKTGASGDRLKEASKINLSLSALGNVISALVDGKNGHIPYRDSKLTRLLQDSLGGNSRTVMVANIGPASYNYEETLTTLRYANRAKHIRNKPQINEDPKDALLRSFQQEIARLKASLINKKTKPKRKGEGGLHDVSKSCDDWADDTEAELEQERKDILNNSSLIAEERDQLLKTLQNKQEELHKKRENQEKLASRIEALESKLLTGHIGATSENVTIEDVTKKQQQTLEAHRQEIIERERQEREIRQKLESQDEEVIDFKENFSSLQQEIDYKTRKLRKMYARWQSVRQEMTDLSDEFGRQRRELEETQEVLMKELRLKQLIVSHFVPPDFRRQITSRLRYEEDEEKWSLSPATEMPLLPRGCASKFELRPTSDFEKLARSAEESSSFGRFKCENIFLLSLDIPQRTTKEYEGPEISPTLQAALTEALQSQSHPMEVQSSKYKPVDIHSFLKSACRRKMQLIQRPRSRNSAKYNNSPSHKRHPQGHAPDGTITAAPYPKSRGLVPK from the exons ATGAGTGCAGAAACGGTTAAGGTGATAGTTCGGTGCAGACCCatgaacgaaaaagaaacatccgAAAATTATGAAGG AATTGTAAATGTGCTACCAAAACGGGGTGCTATTGAAATCCTAACACCTACAAAACCACAGACCTCAAGGGAATTTACTTTTGATTGTGTGTATGATTCAAC ttcaaaTCAAAAAGATCTCTATGATGAGTCCTTCAAGCCTCTGGTTGATTCAGTGCTTCAGGGTTATAATGGGACAATCTTTGCTTATGGCCAAACAGGAACAGGTAAAACGTACACCATGGAAGGTGTTGCAAAGGATCCTGATAAGCAAGGTGTTATTCCACGCTCATTTGAGCATATATTTAATCATATTGCTCAGTCTCATGACCGACAGTACTTGGTCAGAGCATCTTATCTGGAAATTTATAAGGAACAAATCAG AGATTTGGTATCGAAAGATCCAAAAAAACGGCTTGAACTAAAGGAAAATTCTGATACCGGAGTATTTGTCAAGGACCTTTCGTCCTTTGTTTGCAAAAGCGTGGTTGAAATCGAACACGTAATGAATGTTGGCAACGTTAACCGCTCGACTGG tGCTACTAATATGAACGAGCATAGCAGCCGGTCTCATGCTATATTCATGATAACAGTTGAGTCCTGTGACGTTGggcaaaatgaagaaaatcacATCGTGGTTGGAAAGTTAAATCTTGTCGATTTGGCTGGCAGCGAGCGACAGACGAAAACAGGGGCATCTG GTGACAGACTGAAAGAAGcaagtaaaataaatttatcGCTCTCAGCCTTGGGCAACGTAATTTCCGCTCTTGTCGATGGTAAAAATGGTCACATCCCTTATCGAGATTCTAAGTTGACGCGTCTTCTACAAG ACTCCTTGGGTGGCAATTCGCGGACAGTGATGGTGGCCAACATTGGCCCAGCTTCATATAATTATGAAGAAACTTTAACGACGCTTCGTTACGCTAATCGAGCCAAGCATATCCGTAATAAACCTCAAATCAACGAAGATCCCAAAGACGCTCTTCTTCGCAGCTTTCAACAAGAGATAGCACGTCTAAAGGCCTCcttaattaataaaaaaactaagCCAAAAAGGAAGGGTGAGGGTGGATTACACGATGTATCGAAATCTTGTGACGACTGGGCTGATGATACGGAAGCTGAATTGGAACAAGAAAGGAAGGATATTCTCAATAACAGTAGCCTCATTGCCGAAGAGAGGGATCAACTTCTTAAG ACATTGCAGAACAAACAAGAAGAGCTCCACAAGAAACGCGAGAATCAAGAAAAACTCGCTTCTAGAATCGAAGCTCTCGAGAGCAAACTACTAACTGGTCATATTGGTGCTACGTCAGAGAATGTGACAATCGAAGATGTAACGAAGAAGCAACAGCAAACGCTGGAAGCTCACCGTCAAGAGATTATCGAACGCGAG CGCCAAGAACGAGAGATACGCCAGAAGCTGGAAAGCCAAGATGAGGAGGTAATCGATTTCAAGGAGAACTTCAGTTCGCTTCAACAGGAGATCGATTATAAGACAAGAAAATTGCGCAAAATGTACGCTCGCTGGCAGAGCGTCCGTCAGGAAATGACCGATCTCAGCGATGAGTTTGGCCGGCAGCGGCGCGAGCTGGAAGAAACGCAGGAAGTGCTGATGAAGGAGCTAAGGCTCAAGCAGCTAATCGTCAGCCACTTCGTTCCTCCCGATTTCCGGCGCCAGATCACGTCGCGTTTGCGTTACGAGGAGGATGAAGAGAAATGGTCATTGAGTCCAGCAACGGAGATGCCTTTGCTGCCCAGAGGATGTGCCTCCAAGTTCGAACTAAGACCGACATCGGATTTCGAAAAACTGGCCCGTTCAGCAGAAGAATCCTCCTCGTTCGGTCGATTCAAA TGCGAGAACATTTTCCTGCTGAGCCTGGATATTCCCCAGAGGACCACCAAGGAATACGAAGGCCCGGAGATCTCTCCGACATTGCAGGCGGCTCTGACGGAGGCGCTACAGTCTCAAAGTCACCCGATGGAAGTCCAGTCGTCCAAATACAAGCCGGTTGACATCCATTCGTTCTTGAAATCGGCTTGCCGCCGCAAGATGCAACTAATCCAGCGTCCGAGATCGCGCAATTCGGCCAAGTATAACAATTCGCCATCGCACAAGCGTCACCCCCAAGGCCATGCGCCGGATGGAACCATAACAGCCGCACCGTATCCCAAATCACGAGGTCTTGTACCAAAGTAG
- the LOC130692953 gene encoding lathosterol oxidase-like, whose product MDIVLDYSEEFFFKPYIYPETWRQDDPLRQLINLYVVTNIGGALLYLSCATASFYLLFDHQLMKHPLFIKDQVKLEIQYTLKSVPWISIPTVALFFLEVRGHSKLYDEVEPSPLGWMKEFANFVFFVLFTDMLIYWIHRFLHHKTIYKHFHKPHHIWKVPSPFASHAFHPVDGFLQSAPYHIFVFLFPLHKLTYLGLYVIVNMWSTSIHDGMFLVPKALQPIINGAANHTVHHLYFDYNYGQYFTLWDRIGGSYLDPSIKLLEEKGASWKEKLN is encoded by the exons ATGGACATTGTGTTGGACTATTCtgaagaattcttttttaagcCCTACATTTATCCCGAAACATGGCGACAGGACGATCCGTTAAGACAGCTGATCAACTTGTATGTCGTAACCAACATAGGGGGCGCTCTGCTGTATTTATCTTGTGCGACGGCTAGTTTCTATTTGTTATTTGATCATCAGCTAATGAAGCACCCTCTATTTATAAag GATCAAGTGAAATTGGAGATTCAGTACACGTTGAAGTCTGTTCCATGGATTAGTATTCCGACTGTGGCGCTCTTCTTCCTCGAAGTGCGAGGCCATAGCAAACTCTATGATGAAGTTGAACCATCACCCTTAG GTTGGATGAAAGAGTTTGCTAATTTTGTATTCTTTGTACTGTTCACGGACATGTTGATCTACTGGATTCATCGATTCCTTCACCACAAGACCATTTACAAG CATTTTCATAAGCCACACCATATTTGGAAAGTACCATCGCCATTTGCCAGTCACGCTTTTCATCCGGTAGATGGCTTCCTGCAGAGTGCCCCGTACCatatttttgtcttcttgTTCCCCTTGCATAAATTGACCTACCTCGGTCTATACGTCATCGTCAACATGTGGTCGACGTCCATTCACGATGGCATGTTTTTGGTCCCCAAAGCCCTGCAACCTATCATTAATGGAGCTGCCAACCATACCGTCCACCATCTCTACTTTGATTACAATTACGGACAGTATTTCACCTTATGGGACCGCATTGGGGGATCCTATCTAGATCCGTCCATTAAGTTGTTGGAAGAGAAGGGTGCTTCGTGGAAAGAAAAGCTCAACTAA
- the LOC130692956 gene encoding uncharacterized protein LOC130692956 has protein sequence MLHILVLLVMTIMPILAKNDVLTKIEAGESFNVRLRFMNTQDYLCVVESNYSEDDRRRRVLSFPLGEELERNTMLDWLLEPVQQGQENAPVVVRFSSIKHPGEYLIAGTDALTLDENRRKVYTWKETGTDFSEWGGPHDWLLLENQMPPEDRSSSNSFILRNKKFNEDLYVSKEQFELNPKYRAVYTWRQDIKNENSASGASISAWEIIIQKENPSS, from the exons ATGCTCCACATTTTG GTACTATTAGTCATGACCATAATGCCAATCCTGGCAAAAAATG ATGTCTTGACAAAAATTGAGGCTGGAGAATCGTTTAACGTTCGACTGAGATTTATGAATACGCAAGATTATCTCTGTGTGGTGGAAAGTAATTACTCGGAAGATGATAGACGTCGTCGAGTGCTCAGTTTCCCACTGGGGGAAGAATTAGAGAGAAACACAATGCTTGACTGGTTGCTGGAACCTGTGCAACAAGGCCAAGAAAATGCACCTGTAGTTGTCCGCTTCAGCAGTATTAAACATCCGGGAGAATACCTAATAGCTGGAACAGACGCTTTGACGTTGGACGAGAATCGACGCAAAGTCTATACTTGGAAAGAAACGGGAACGGATTTCAGCGAATGGGGTGGTCCGCATGATTGGCTTCTGCTAGAAAACCAGATGCCACCTGAGGATCGTTCTTCGTCCAATTCGTTTATTTTACGTAATaagaaattcaacgaggatcTTTACGTCAGCAAAGAGCAATTTGAACTTAATCCCAAGTACCGCGCAGTTTATACCTGGCGTCAAGACATTAAGAATGAAAATTCAGCCAGTGGAGCTTCAATAAGCGCGTGGGAGATCATCattcaaaaggaaaatccATCATCGTGA
- the LOC130692942 gene encoding F-box-like/WD repeat-containing protein ebi, whose amino-acid sequence MAGTCESWEEDDREGDFRKTGQTCYNREKQSNDGGHVFDCAFHPTRPLLACGLSNGSIRLFRGRDADAVFDSWTIDDRFRLDNATHINCLAWNVDGTRLAAGCFDGTVAIWQCNGTDDSVIPYQAKEHNLAVFDIIWNRWNCYLFATRSRDEGELQRIFTWNSDSNEPVYCQCLELDTKFVWDFEWISSTRLAACTYEGTILICEIGSKLPVRRLSHPGVRKVRWHFALHYLISCSTDGSIKVWSKNRHQEVGEIQLENRVYCVDCHGLRSGGSALIASGLEDGTVAIWHVTENRLQILSEHYLDAVTCISFSPDGQYLATLDNEEKLIIWSTANWVVIFHHFKPATEYWNHIRWNTTSNKLAISSTSHEIHIIELEDEFEDCISSHDE is encoded by the exons ATGGCTGGAA CATGTGAATCTTGGGAAGAGGACGACCGTGAAGGAGATTTCAGAAAAACTGGCCAGACGTGTTacaacagagaaaaacaatcgaaCGATGGCGGACATGTCTTTGACTGTGCTTTTCATCCGACCCGGCCTTTACTAGCGTGCGGATTAAGTAATGGATCGATCCGGTTATTCCGTGGTCGGGATGCAGACGCAGTGTTCGATAGCTGGACAATAGACGACCGATTCCGATTGGACAACGCGACCCACATCAACTGCTTGGCTTGGAAC GTGGATGGAACGCGGTTAGCGGCCGGATGCTTTGACGGGACAGTTGCAATATGGCAGTGCAATGGAACCGATGACTCTGTTATACCTTACCAAGCAAAAGAACATAATTTAGCAGTATTTGACATCATCTGGAATCGATGGAACTGTTACCTGTTTGCCACACGAAGCCGGGATGAA GGAGAACTCCAGAGGATATTTACATGGAACTCAGATTCGAACGAACCAGTGTATTGTCAATGCCTCGAACTCGACACGAAATTCGTTTGGGATTTCGAATGGATCTCTTCTACACGGCTGGCCGCATGTACTTATGAAGGAACTATCCTCATTTGTGAAATCGGGTCTAAACTGCCGGTTAGGCGTCTCAGCCAC CCTGGTGTACGGAAAGTTCGATGGCATTTCGCGTTGCACTATCTCATTTCATGTTCAACTGATGGATCAATTAAG GTTTGGTCTAAAAACAGGCATCAAGAAGTCGGCGAGATCCAACTGGAGAACCGAGTCTATTGCGTCGATTGCCACGGACTTCGATCCGGCGGATCCGCTTTGATTGCCAG TGGGCTAGAAGATGGAACAGTTGCCATTTGGCACGTGACGGAAAACCGATTACAAATTCTCAGTGAACATTATTTGGATGCCGTCACTTGCATCTCGTTTTCACCTGACGGACAGTACCTGGCAACGTTAgataatgaagaaaaactgATTATTTGGTCTACGGCG AATTGGGTCGTAATCTTTCATCACTTTAAACCAGCAACCGAATACTGGAATCATATCAGGTGGAATACCACCAGCAACAAATTAGCGATATCCAGTACTTCTCACGAG ATCCATATTATCGAGCTGGAAGATGAATTCGAAGACTGCATCAGCTCACATGACGAATAA
- the LOC130692958 gene encoding uncharacterized protein LOC130692958: MFRFIQLLFVASMFFATLLEETNSFTLERVNGGDDHDHNDSCETSVDFGYRTVDDMDYEDVLEVEDTEVNGQIQDTSEENRLVKRNSFHAPGQRRISFNRHIQHKLESVEDYDEMPFQHPRTPTASHQGNHQLWDVSDEQQSWEVKDPSLRNLFGIRWDSAKNKKTTHRSSVEDSMEDLLRQQHERHSASRRSKRPSGIVF; encoded by the exons ATGTTTCGTTTTATTCAATTGTTG TTTGTCGCAAGTATGTTCTTCGCAACCTTACTAGAAGAAACAAACTCATTCACTCTAGAACGAGTGAATGGGGGAGACGACCACGATCATAACGATTCATGTGAAACTTCTGTCGATTTCGGTTATCGCACAGTAGATGACATGGACTACGAAGACGTGTTGGAGGTAGAGGACACCGAAGTAAATGGACAGATTCAAGACACATCGGAAGAAAATAGATTGGTTAAGCGAAATTCCTTCCATGCACCGGGTCAAAGAAGGATCTCGTTTAACCGTCATATTCAGCATAAGTTGGAGTCCGTGGAAGATTATGACGAGATGCCGTTCCAGCATCCTAGGACGCCAACTGCTAGCCACCAAGGTAATCATCAGTTGTGGGATGTTAGCGATGAGCAGCAATCTTGGGAAGTGAAGGATCCGTCGTTGAGAAATTTGTTTGGAATTCGTTGGGATTCTGCCAAGAATAAGAAGACCACTCATCGTTCATCAGTCGAAGATTCGATGGAAGATTTGCTTCGTCAACAACACGAAAGACATTCGGCAAGTAGGAGAAGCAAACGTCCGTCTGGCATTGTATTTTAG